The window AGGTAATTATGTTGATATTCCCACTGACCATCAAGCACATCCGGGTGGTATTACGCCTGTTAGGAGGTCATTGGATTCGAGACCTCAGGTTCGCACTTCCTCTGATAATTCTGGAGCCAGAATGTCTGTTGACTCGAGTAGGAGTGCTGAAGCGGTGGGAGGAATTATACAGAGTGGAAATCCTAGACGTATTCCCATGACTCTGATTCAAGAGAATAATAGGGCAGTTGATGATGAGACTGATGACTACCTAGTAGACCATCCAGAGGATGAGAgtgaggatgaggatgaggatgaggacgaggacgaggacgaggacgaggatgaggatgaggacgATGCTGTTGATGAAGACTGCGACGATGATCCAGCGCCTAGTGCAGGTAAAATAAACTGTTTTTAAAGAATTTCAATTTGATAATGAATTTCTATTGGTAGATTCATGATGAACTTCTATTTGTATTACATAATGTTGTGTTTCAATAGGTACGGCCACAAGTGAAAAAAGTAAAGCTTACAACCTTAGAGTTGATCCTCCACGTCAGAGTGCGAATTGGTATACACCATCCGCTTTTAACAGGATTGCCAAGAAGTGCAAAAAGTTATACAAAGATGTGAAGTGGGCAACGAGAAAATAAAGTATTTGATGTTGTTATTTAAATTGCATGGATTGTTTGTGTTAGCTAAGTTGTTGTAACTCTTTTATAATGGACTATGTTAATTAAGTTGTATGGATTACTTGTATAGGCTATTTAATTATTGAGTATGTTAATTAAGTTGTATGGATTAATTGTATGGACTATATTAGTTAGGTTGTTATTACTATTTAATAATTATGTTGTAACTATTTTGTTAACTAGGTTGTTATTGCTATTTAATTATGGAGTATGTTAATTAGGTTTGAAATAAATACAAGCACAAAAATGTAAATTCAAATGTCAATGTCGTACATTAATGTAAATTCAAATGAAATGTAACAAAAGTAACCACTACTCTTCGGCTGGACCTGCACTTAGACCAACACTTTGACGACATCTACTACGACTATGGCCCTCGGCACCGCATTGCTTGCATCGCCTAGGGCGACGCAACATACaagtgtccatctcattcaagaagcgGGTCATCTTAGGCCGACCTTTGGCTACCCGTCTGAGGAACGGGTTGCCAATGAATCGAGGTCCATGATAAGCAGGCCACATTGCAGGATTTCCTAGTGGTCTAAACCTAGTCCTGTATACTCTTCAAACTTGGTCCATCTTGTATACATCATGAACATACACTTACCAATCCAATCGCTGATTTGCACAATAAATAAACACATGTCGACACAGAATTCGGTCAACTTGGAATTCACCACAGTCGCACCGATGTTGGCGTAGGTCAACTGTGTACTTAACCCAACTAGGCATCTCACGTACTTCAAAGACTTCATTTTCAATATCAAAACAGCTAACCTGTATGTTTCCCGATGCTTGTTGATTTGCATGCAACTTGGAGGTCACCATCTCAGAGAACACAAGTCCAGCATTAATTCGAGCCTCAGCCTCGGCTCTTTTCCTAGTGAACAACTCATTCAATCTGTAAAGTGTAGCCTTAATAAGCACAGTGACCGGGAGATTGCGTGCACCCTTTAAGACGGAGTTGATGCACTCCACAAGATTGGTGGTCATATGACCCCATCGGTATCCACCATCAAATGCTAAAGCATACTGCTCACGCGAGATCCGATCAAGCCAGTTGGTGTAAGCCTCACTCCATTCTTTTAATCGTTCATAGCGCATCTGGTACTCCCTAATC is drawn from Arachis hypogaea cultivar Tifrunner chromosome 12, arahy.Tifrunner.gnm2.J5K5, whole genome shotgun sequence and contains these coding sequences:
- the LOC112729786 gene encoding uncharacterized protein, with translation MDSKTVAEAIKPLVEVDPSIKVKSVIAKVQSKFNYTISYRKAWLAKQKAMESIFGGDDLVPDIRVLHRVFWSYYPCIRAFRHCKPVVQVDGTHLYGKYKGCLLVAVLQDGNNNIVPIVLAIVERETSDAWYFFLSNLHQHVHIESNFLRKFKAPYLQKLIVNIGYSRTIREYQMRYERLKEWSEAYTNWLDRISREQYALAFDGGYRWGHMTTNLVECINSVLKGARNLPVTVLIKATLYRLNELFTRKRAEAEARINAGLVFSEMVTSKLHANQQASGNIQVSCFDIENEVFEVREMPSWVKYTVDLRQHRCDCGEFQVDRILCRHVFIYCANQRLDWTRFRPLGNPAMWPAYHGPRFIGNPFLRRVAKGRPKMTRFLNEMDTCMLRRPRRCKQCGAEGHSRSRCRQSVGLSAGPAEE